In the genome of Triticum urartu cultivar G1812 chromosome 5, Tu2.1, whole genome shotgun sequence, one region contains:
- the LOC125510559 gene encoding PRA1 family protein E-like — protein MRNSGATAASAPPAATMHGSYAAPPASSAGYAKIPTYPPPPSSSYPSPSPVPPAASASAPAPIQDPTAPPSSLAKAAELVTRFREQGQALIAARRPWGEVFRSPAFSKPPNVGEAVSRMRRNTAYFRANYALAVLAVVAASLFWHPGTLFALLALCAAWFFLYFARPAEGAQPLRIFGTEFDDGTVLALLSGVTVIAMLFTDVGWNVVGSVMIGLALAGAHAALRSTDDLFLTEQEAAGNGLVAAGFSAAGPILPTYVRIG, from the coding sequence ATGCGCAACTCcggcgccaccgccgcctcggcCCCTCCGGCCGCCACCATGCACGGCTCCtacgccgcgccgcccgcctcctccgCCGGCTACGCCAAGATCCCCACCTacccgccgccgccctcctcctcctACCCCAGCCCCAGCCCCGTCCCGCCCGCGGCTTCCGCCTCCGCCCCGGCCCCGATCCAGGACCCCACGGCGCCGCCCTCCTCGCTCGCCAAGGCGGCCGAGCTCGTCACGCGGTTCCGGGAGCAGGGCCAGGCGCTCatcgccgcgcgccgcccctgGGGGGAGGTCTTCCGCTCCCCCGCCTTCTCCAAGCCGCCCAACGTCGGCGAGGCCGTCTCCCGGATGCGCCGCAACACGGCCTACTTCCGCGCCAACTACGCGCTCGCCgtcctcgccgtcgtcgccgcctcGCTCTTCTGGCACCCGGGCACCCTCTTCGCGCTCCTCGCGCTCTGCGCCGCCTGGTTCTTCCTCTACTTCGCGCGCCCCGCCGAGGGCGCCCAGCCGCTCCGGATCTTCGGCACCGAGTTCGACGACGGCACCGTCCTCGCCCTGCTCTCCGGGGTCACCGTCATCGCCATGCTCTTCACCGACGTCGGGTGGAACGTCGTCGGCTCGGTCATGATCGGGCTCGCCCTTGCGGGCGCGCACGCCGCGCTCAGGTCCACCGACGACCTCTTCCTGACCGAGCAGGAGGCGGCCGGCAATGGGCTGGTTGCCGCAGGCTTCAGCGCTGCTGGACCCATCTTGCCCACCTATGTCCGCATTGGTTGA